The following proteins come from a genomic window of Bacteroidales bacterium:
- a CDS encoding MFS transporter, with protein sequence MIRPSDHDAYAVWKIPDFRWFIMGRFFLTIAIQMQSVIVGWQIYELTKDVLLLGMIGLAEVIPFLTLALYAGHIADRVNRKKIILISVFTYIICAGWLLFFSFQYNSTANSPNLIPLYIVIALTGLARAFFYPAQSAYMAQIVPRELYSNSSTWNSTVWHIAAVSGPALGGLIYGFAGIRIAYVIVVVMALMSFLLFMKMKTIPLPKGKGNEKLLNSLLDGIRFVYRQQILLGAMALDMFAVLFGGAVALLPVFAAEVLMVGPQGLGMLRAAPALGAVLMSMYLAYHPPLKRTGYKLFAGITGFGLCIIVFALSHNFYLSLFVLILSGVFDNISVVIRGTIMQLYTPDEMRGRVAAVNSIFIGSSNELGSFESGVAAKLLGLIPSVIFGGSMTLLVVAVTSRFAPKLRKLEINKL encoded by the coding sequence ATGATCCGTCCATCTGATCATGATGCTTATGCTGTTTGGAAAATCCCCGATTTCCGATGGTTCATCATGGGAAGGTTTTTCCTCACTATCGCCATACAAATGCAGTCAGTCATTGTTGGCTGGCAAATTTACGAGCTGACAAAAGATGTTTTGCTCCTCGGAATGATAGGCCTTGCTGAAGTCATCCCCTTTCTGACATTGGCTTTATATGCCGGCCATATTGCGGATAGAGTCAATCGGAAAAAGATCATTCTGATATCAGTTTTTACCTACATTATTTGTGCGGGATGGTTGTTATTCTTTAGTTTTCAATACAATTCTACAGCTAATTCCCCGAATCTTATTCCCTTGTATATCGTGATAGCTCTTACGGGCCTTGCAAGGGCATTTTTCTACCCTGCACAATCTGCATATATGGCACAGATAGTTCCAAGGGAGCTGTATTCAAATTCATCCACATGGAATAGCACGGTCTGGCATATTGCCGCCGTTTCTGGCCCTGCTTTGGGAGGCTTGATCTATGGTTTCGCAGGAATAAGAATTGCCTATGTAATTGTGGTAGTAATGGCTCTGATGAGTTTTCTCCTTTTTATGAAGATGAAGACTATCCCTCTGCCAAAGGGCAAGGGGAATGAAAAACTCCTTAATAGCCTCCTGGATGGTATCCGGTTTGTTTATCGTCAGCAAATTCTGTTAGGTGCAATGGCTCTTGATATGTTTGCTGTGCTATTCGGTGGCGCTGTTGCACTACTGCCTGTTTTTGCTGCAGAAGTCCTGATGGTTGGTCCCCAGGGACTGGGAATGCTGAGAGCTGCGCCTGCACTGGGAGCTGTTCTTATGTCGATGTACCTGGCTTATCATCCGCCTCTTAAAAGAACAGGATATAAACTCTTTGCCGGAATCACCGGTTTTGGACTCTGCATCATTGTTTTTGCCTTGTCACACAACTTTTACCTCTCCCTTTTTGTGCTCATTCTGAGTGGAGTTTTCGACAATATTAGCGTAGTAATCCGTGGGACCATCATGCAACTTTATACTCCTGATGAGATGAGGGGGAGGGTTGCCGCTGTCAATAGCATTTTTATCGGCTCATCCAATGAATTGGGGTCTTTTGAGTCGGGGGTTGCAGCCAAACTGCTCGGACTTATACCCTCCGTCATTTTTGGTGGTTCTATGACCCTACTGGTGGTTGCAGTCACTTCAAGATTTGCTCCAAAGCTTAGAAAGCTGGAAATTAATAAACTCTGA
- a CDS encoding dihydrofolate reductase gives MKILLLTLSATMIIIMSACTPKESKETSASADDFKYLLEQFADLKIMRYQVPGFDELSLKQKEMIYYLSQAAVCGRDILFDQNGKYNLAVRRVMENIYSTYTGDKNSESWKKFEVYLKRIWFSNGIYHHYASDKILPGFTKDYFNELIKNSDQDKFPVRDGKSVEDLVVELSPVIFDPLYYPKKVSLDSGSDLVKASAINFYDGVTEEEVDAFYGSMKQADPEHPIALGLNSKVVKENGKLVEKVYKLGGLYSEAIEKIVFWLGKAAAVAENEHQKNTLLKLVDYYKTGDLKTWDEYNVMWVTDLTSDIDVVNGFIENYEDPLSRKATWESVVNFKNKEATKRAETISSNAQWFEDNSPVDPRFRKQKVKGVSAKVITAAQLGGDCYPSTPIGINLPNADWIRKDHGSKSVTIENITYSYDQAALGNGMLEEFVLSDSERDLYKKYGSLASNVHTDLHECLGHGSGQLLPNTSSEALKNYQSALEEARADLFALYYIMDPKMVELGVIPSLDAAKTEYNSYIRNGLITQLTRIQPGKNIEQAHMRNRQLISKWCLEKGQSEKVIEWVVKDQRTYIKINDYEKLRSLFGELLAEIQRIKSEGDYNAGKALVENYGVVVDQKLHSEVLLRFGRLNIAPYGGFINPVFKLVEKEGKVVDVTVEYPMDYSLQMLDYSKNYSFLPTWN, from the coding sequence GTGAAAATATTACTCCTAACCCTTTCTGCCACTATGATCATCATCATGAGTGCATGTACTCCTAAAGAGTCAAAAGAAACATCAGCTTCTGCAGATGACTTCAAATACCTGCTGGAACAATTTGCCGACCTGAAAATTATGCGTTACCAGGTGCCCGGGTTTGATGAACTTAGTCTGAAACAAAAGGAAATGATCTACTACTTAAGTCAGGCTGCTGTTTGTGGTCGGGATATTCTGTTCGATCAGAATGGGAAATATAACCTGGCGGTACGACGAGTCATGGAAAATATCTATTCCACTTATACAGGGGATAAGAATTCTGAAAGTTGGAAGAAATTCGAGGTATACCTTAAAAGAATATGGTTCAGCAATGGAATTTATCACCATTATGCATCAGATAAAATTCTTCCCGGCTTCACAAAAGACTATTTCAATGAACTCATAAAAAACAGTGATCAGGATAAATTCCCGGTTCGTGATGGTAAATCTGTTGAGGATCTGGTTGTTGAACTTTCTCCTGTGATATTTGACCCCCTTTATTACCCTAAAAAGGTAAGTCTTGATTCCGGATCTGATCTTGTAAAAGCGTCGGCTATTAATTTTTACGATGGAGTTACAGAAGAAGAAGTCGATGCATTTTATGGCTCTATGAAGCAGGCAGATCCTGAACATCCCATTGCCTTAGGCTTAAATTCAAAAGTTGTAAAGGAAAATGGTAAGCTGGTAGAAAAAGTGTACAAACTCGGCGGTCTGTATTCTGAAGCAATAGAAAAGATTGTTTTCTGGCTCGGGAAAGCCGCTGCTGTTGCAGAAAATGAACATCAGAAAAATACCCTTCTTAAACTTGTCGATTATTACAAAACCGGTGATCTTAAAACCTGGGATGAATACAATGTAATGTGGGTCACTGACCTTACCAGTGATATTGATGTTGTGAACGGGTTTATCGAAAATTATGAAGATCCTTTAAGTAGGAAAGCTACCTGGGAATCAGTAGTAAATTTTAAAAATAAGGAAGCTACAAAAAGAGCTGAAACCATTAGTTCCAATGCACAATGGTTCGAAGATAACTCCCCGGTGGATCCTCGTTTCAGAAAACAAAAGGTGAAAGGAGTATCTGCAAAAGTAATCACAGCAGCTCAACTGGGAGGCGATTGTTATCCTAGTACCCCGATAGGTATCAATCTGCCGAATGCTGACTGGATCCGCAAAGACCATGGATCCAAATCAGTGACCATTGAAAATATCACCTATTCATACGACCAGGCTGCATTAGGTAATGGCATGCTGGAAGAGTTTGTTCTATCGGACTCAGAGAGGGATTTATACAAAAAGTATGGCTCACTGGCAAGCAATGTTCATACTGATCTTCATGAATGCCTGGGTCATGGCTCCGGTCAGCTTCTCCCCAATACAAGCAGTGAAGCTTTAAAGAATTACCAAAGTGCCCTCGAAGAAGCCAGGGCTGACCTTTTTGCTTTGTATTATATCATGGATCCTAAAATGGTTGAATTAGGGGTGATACCTTCCCTGGATGCTGCCAAAACTGAGTATAACAGTTATATAAGGAATGGACTTATCACTCAGCTTACCCGCATACAACCCGGGAAAAACATAGAACAGGCACATATGAGGAACAGGCAGCTGATTTCAAAGTGGTGCCTTGAAAAAGGACAATCTGAAAAAGTAATTGAATGGGTGGTGAAAGATCAGAGAACCTATATTAAGATCAATGATTATGAGAAATTGAGAAGCCTTTTCGGTGAATTATTAGCTGAGATTCAACGTATAAAATCCGAAGGAGATTATAATGCAGGGAAGGCTTTAGTTGAAAACTATGGTGTAGTCGTTGATCAGAAATTACATTCCGAAGTTTTACTGAGGTTTGGCAGATTGAATATTGCACCCTATGGAGGTTTCATTAACCCGGTATTTAAATTGGTTGAAAAGGAGGGCAAAGTAGTAGACGTCACAGTAGAATATCCGATGGATTACTCCTTGCAAATGCTGGATTACTCAAAGAATTATTCATTCCTGCCTACATGGAATTAA
- the rlmB gene encoding 23S rRNA (guanosine(2251)-2'-O)-methyltransferase RlmB, translated as MEFSKRQKPKQPGNMIYGIHPVLEALEAGKEIEKILIQRDGKSTVTRQILSLAATLEVPVQKVPSDKLDGLCRGIHQGVVAFVSLIDYQPIENVLMDIYEKGEVPFLLMLDRVTDVRNLGAIARTAECAGMHALILPSRGSAQINADTIKTSAGALNNLPVHRSPNLKETIQYLKESGVTITAITEHASADYYAADLTGPQVFILGSEEDGISPEYLKMCDLKLRIPLSGLTGSLNVSVAAGVIIFEALRQRQIH; from the coding sequence ATGGAATTCAGTAAACGACAAAAGCCAAAACAGCCCGGGAACATGATCTATGGGATTCATCCTGTGTTGGAAGCCCTTGAAGCAGGTAAGGAAATTGAAAAAATCCTCATTCAGAGAGATGGAAAAAGTACAGTGACCAGGCAGATATTGTCGCTGGCTGCAACCCTCGAAGTCCCTGTTCAGAAAGTTCCTTCAGATAAACTTGATGGTTTATGCAGGGGAATCCATCAAGGAGTTGTTGCTTTTGTTTCTCTGATTGATTATCAGCCAATAGAAAATGTGCTCATGGATATTTATGAGAAGGGTGAAGTGCCTTTCTTGCTGATGCTGGATCGTGTAACGGATGTTCGAAACCTTGGAGCAATTGCCCGGACCGCAGAATGTGCCGGTATGCATGCATTGATTCTTCCTTCCCGTGGTTCTGCCCAAATCAATGCTGATACCATAAAAACATCTGCAGGGGCTTTAAATAACCTTCCGGTTCATCGCAGCCCAAACCTGAAAGAAACAATACAGTACCTTAAAGAATCAGGGGTTACAATTACAGCTATAACAGAACATGCAAGTGCTGATTATTATGCTGCTGATCTTACAGGCCCTCAAGTTTTTATTCTAGGCTCAGAAGAAGATGGTATATCTCCTGAGTACCTGAAAATGTGTGACTTAAAACTTCGCATACCTTTATCAGGATTAACAGGATCATTGAATGTTTCAGTTGCCGCTGGTGTCATAATATTTGAAGCGTTGCGGCAACGACAAATACACTAA
- the amrS gene encoding AmmeMemoRadiSam system radical SAM enzyme yields the protein MKLHPALWFEARENQKVLCLLCPHKCMLNEGQIGICRVRQNYEGKLNTLIYGQLSSLHLDPIEKKPLYHFFPGKSVLSIGSVGCNLRCTFCQNCEISQVEVQDSTFLKEYSPVAIASISGLSVNNIGVAFTYNEPAIWYEFIQDVSLILKSRGMKTIMVTNGFINPEPLIGFTGFIDAFSVDLKGFTEQFYKKILKGSLAPVLQSLEIIRKAGRHLEVVNLVIPGLNDDPVHFESMTHWMADHLGKETILHLSAYYPKYLSEEPPTPSSTLMKFKDIALKYLDFVYVGNLPNELNNTYCPDCGQLLISRLGYKVLKHGINEFGSCLNCKKLAFQNF from the coding sequence ATGAAACTCCATCCGGCCTTATGGTTTGAAGCGAGAGAGAATCAAAAAGTCCTTTGCCTGCTTTGTCCGCATAAATGTATGCTGAATGAAGGCCAGATAGGGATTTGCCGTGTTCGGCAGAATTATGAAGGCAAGTTGAACACACTTATTTATGGACAATTGTCATCATTGCACCTGGATCCGATAGAGAAAAAGCCACTTTATCACTTTTTCCCGGGTAAATCTGTACTCTCAATCGGATCTGTCGGATGTAACCTGAGATGTACATTCTGCCAGAATTGTGAGATATCGCAGGTAGAAGTTCAGGACTCAACATTCCTTAAAGAATACAGCCCGGTTGCAATCGCTTCAATATCAGGGCTCTCAGTCAATAATATAGGGGTGGCATTCACTTATAATGAACCCGCCATATGGTATGAATTTATCCAGGATGTCTCATTAATACTGAAATCGAGGGGGATGAAGACCATAATGGTTACCAATGGGTTTATCAATCCGGAACCATTAATTGGTTTTACCGGGTTCATTGATGCTTTCAGTGTAGATTTGAAGGGGTTTACTGAACAATTCTATAAAAAAATACTCAAAGGCTCCCTGGCTCCGGTCCTTCAATCACTGGAAATCATCCGGAAAGCCGGACGCCATCTGGAAGTTGTTAACCTGGTGATTCCCGGGCTCAATGATGATCCTGTTCATTTTGAATCAATGACTCATTGGATGGCTGATCACCTGGGAAAGGAAACTATACTGCATCTTTCAGCTTATTATCCAAAGTACCTGTCAGAAGAACCCCCGACACCTTCCTCAACTTTAATGAAATTCAAGGATATCGCTCTGAAATATCTTGATTTTGTATATGTGGGAAATTTGCCAAATGAATTGAATAATACGTATTGCCCTGATTGTGGACAACTTTTGATTTCCCGCCTGGGATACAAGGTATTAAAACACGGAATCAATGAATTTGGAAGCTGTCTGAATTGCAAAAAACTTGCTTTTCAGAATTTTTAA
- a CDS encoding GWxTD domain-containing protein: MSIPLWLKRIGLGIVMLIMVSSCSSPGLLSRFDINSLYSPTQRPPGFESKLINLDDSITQCFLKFPKQQLSVWTDKESNQKMHKVKIEYSLFNDYQSKSPVDSASFIITEILDKSANSLYHQYKLHAQSGRNYILKLTLTDLGNQKSFVEILSLEKSNRSASGWFYCENESGEMIYDELFSDDQYLRVHSTDTTLKSLICKVYYHQFPAAVPPFIEKQRPLFDYKKDSSFILSLKNGRSDFFKLSRQGFYHIQSDTSRPEGFTLFRTYQGYPGISNPRRMLENLRYITSNQEFEKMWRSTYPKETVDSFWVANTGGADRAVEMIRSYYGRVEEANRFFFSFCEGWKSDRGIIYIIFGPPNHLYRTDFEEYWTYGETNNNRSLQFTFLRVENPFTTNDYIMLRQQNYKSYWYNAVQLWRR; encoded by the coding sequence ATGTCAATTCCACTATGGTTGAAAAGGATAGGGCTTGGAATAGTGATGCTAATCATGGTGTCATCCTGTTCTTCTCCGGGTTTACTCTCCCGCTTTGATATCAATTCCCTTTATTCCCCGACCCAACGTCCCCCGGGATTTGAGAGTAAGTTAATAAATCTGGACGATAGCATTACTCAATGCTTCCTGAAATTCCCGAAACAGCAACTATCTGTTTGGACAGATAAGGAATCAAATCAAAAGATGCATAAGGTAAAAATTGAATATTCCCTGTTTAATGATTACCAAAGTAAATCACCTGTTGATAGTGCAAGTTTTATCATCACTGAAATTCTGGATAAATCAGCCAATTCCCTATATCATCAGTACAAACTTCATGCTCAGTCAGGAAGAAATTACATCCTGAAACTTACTCTGACTGACCTTGGAAACCAGAAATCTTTTGTAGAAATACTCTCACTTGAAAAATCTAATAGGTCAGCCAGCGGATGGTTTTATTGTGAAAATGAATCCGGAGAAATGATTTATGATGAGTTATTTTCTGACGATCAATACCTACGGGTTCATTCTACTGATACAACACTTAAAAGCCTGATATGTAAAGTTTATTACCATCAGTTTCCTGCAGCAGTACCACCATTCATCGAAAAGCAACGCCCCCTTTTTGATTATAAAAAAGATAGTAGTTTTATCCTGAGTTTAAAAAATGGAAGAAGTGACTTCTTTAAACTCTCCCGGCAGGGGTTTTACCATATTCAGTCTGATACTTCCAGGCCTGAAGGATTTACTTTGTTCAGAACTTACCAGGGATACCCGGGAATTTCAAATCCTCGTCGTATGCTGGAAAACTTGCGATATATTACTTCTAACCAGGAGTTTGAAAAGATGTGGAGATCAACATATCCTAAGGAAACAGTGGATAGCTTTTGGGTCGCAAATACAGGAGGGGCGGATAGGGCTGTAGAGATGATTCGCAGCTATTATGGCAGAGTAGAAGAGGCAAACAGGTTTTTCTTTTCCTTTTGTGAAGGATGGAAGAGTGACCGTGGGATAATCTATATTATCTTTGGCCCGCCAAACCATTTGTATCGTACCGATTTTGAAGAGTATTGGACCTATGGTGAAACAAATAATAACCGTTCCTTGCAATTTACCTTTCTTAGGGTAGAGAATCCCTTTACTACCAACGATTACATTATGCTACGTCAACAAAACTATAAGTCTTACTGGTATAATGCAGTTCAACTCTGGAGGCGATAA
- a CDS encoding peptidoglycan DD-metalloendopeptidase family protein has product MRKKLGKHWNIALMSVFMLIINVVNAQQLSEEPVGGMEESTVEEAPVNLPPSSSILPAEMNFSPLNTFYSSWDTLYVRRYSDPLPSVTDSILLPLIPDGTGNFVFPSNGQLLSPFGYRGRRVHAGVDLKLNLHDTVVSAFDGVVRMARYYAGYGNCVVIRHYNGLETLYGHLSRIKVKVNQVVQAGDLIGLGGSTGRASCNHLHFETRFRGQAFNPKQLIDFEHFSLLQDTLVITAHTFGRTRDYLPGLNKTTETDIDKTVSGKSKSTKGSKKYHTIRSGDTLYAISRKYGTSVKQICALNGIKSTKVLKLGTKLRIK; this is encoded by the coding sequence ATGAGGAAAAAGCTGGGCAAACATTGGAACATAGCATTAATGAGTGTGTTTATGCTCATTATTAATGTAGTAAATGCTCAGCAACTTTCAGAAGAACCGGTAGGTGGAATGGAAGAAAGTACAGTTGAAGAAGCCCCGGTAAATTTGCCTCCCAGCAGTAGCATTCTTCCTGCAGAAATGAATTTCTCACCTTTGAATACTTTCTATTCTTCCTGGGATACGCTTTATGTTCGGCGATATTCAGATCCATTGCCTTCAGTAACGGACTCCATATTACTGCCTCTGATTCCGGATGGTACCGGAAATTTTGTATTTCCCAGCAACGGGCAACTTTTATCTCCGTTTGGATACAGAGGCCGAAGGGTGCATGCCGGTGTGGACCTTAAACTCAACCTGCATGATACTGTAGTATCAGCATTTGATGGTGTAGTCAGGATGGCGAGGTATTACGCCGGATATGGTAATTGCGTTGTGATTCGCCATTATAATGGACTTGAAACGCTGTATGGTCACTTGTCCCGGATAAAGGTGAAGGTAAACCAGGTGGTTCAGGCTGGCGACCTCATCGGACTAGGTGGTAGCACAGGCAGGGCATCATGTAATCATCTCCATTTCGAAACACGTTTCCGTGGCCAGGCTTTCAATCCTAAACAATTGATTGATTTTGAGCATTTTTCATTACTTCAGGATACCCTCGTTATTACCGCACATACCTTCGGAAGAACACGTGATTATTTACCAGGTTTGAATAAGACAACAGAAACTGATATTGACAAAACAGTATCAGGAAAATCAAAAAGTACAAAAGGATCAAAGAAATATCATACCATCAGGAGCGGGGATACCTTATATGCTATTTCAAGGAAATATGGCACTTCTGTAAAACAGATCTGCGCCCTGAATGGAATTAAATCTACCAAGGTGCTTAAATTGGGTACCAAACTCAGGATTAAATAG
- the ung gene encoding uracil-DNA glycosylase, producing the protein MTPRIEASWLEVLEEEFRKDYFLQLKEFLLEERKVYTVYPPGSRIFAAFNSTPFHSVKVVILGQDPYHGPGQAHGLCFSVPDGVRKPPSLVNIFKELQDDLGIQEPLNGNLEKWAAQGVLLLNATLTVRSNQAGSHQNKGWELFTDRVISLISEKKSGIVFLLWGNYAQAKVSLIDETKHLVLRAAHPSPFSVYRGFYGCRHFSATNNFLSKSGIAPVDWSLI; encoded by the coding sequence GTGACTCCCCGGATTGAGGCTTCTTGGCTTGAAGTACTGGAAGAAGAATTCAGAAAGGACTATTTCTTACAATTGAAGGAGTTTCTCCTGGAAGAAAGAAAAGTATATACAGTTTACCCTCCAGGTTCAAGAATATTTGCAGCCTTTAATTCAACTCCATTTCACTCAGTAAAAGTTGTTATTCTGGGGCAGGATCCATATCATGGTCCGGGACAGGCTCATGGCTTATGTTTTTCTGTACCTGATGGAGTACGAAAACCGCCTTCCCTGGTAAATATTTTTAAGGAATTACAGGATGACCTGGGGATACAAGAGCCTCTAAATGGAAATTTGGAAAAATGGGCCGCACAAGGGGTTCTATTGCTAAACGCAACATTAACAGTCAGGTCTAATCAGGCAGGTTCACATCAAAACAAGGGATGGGAGTTATTCACAGATCGAGTTATTTCACTAATTTCAGAGAAGAAATCAGGAATTGTTTTCTTATTGTGGGGGAATTATGCCCAGGCAAAAGTTTCCTTGATAGATGAAACAAAACACCTGGTTTTAAGAGCAGCTCATCCATCACCATTCTCTGTGTACCGGGGGTTCTATGGATGCCGCCACTTTTCTGCTACTAATAACTTCTTGTCTAAATCAGGAATAGCTCCTGTGGATTGGTCATTGATATAA
- the gcvT gene encoding glycine cleavage system aminomethyltransferase GcvT, which yields MKYTAFTKFHEALGAKMVEFAGFYMPVQYSGINDEHETVRTRLGVFDVSHMGEIWVKGPNALEFVQWVTSNDASKLVDGKVQYSCFPNGRGGIVDDLLVYKINDETYLLVVNAANVDKDWNWLVSQNVMGAELYNASDEISQLAIQGPLALKAMQKLTDTTVTDMEYYTFKKLTFAGVKEVIFSTTGYTGSGGCEVYFANKDADVIWNAVMEAGAEFGIKAIGLAARDTLRLEMGFCLYGNDIDDNTSPIEAGLGWITKFTPEKKFIDKDILLKQKNEGAKRKLVGFEMIDRGIPRHGYYVCNEKGEKIGIVTSGTMGPFIKKAVGMAYVPVAYAKEGADIYIEIRDKALKATVVKMPFYKA from the coding sequence ATGAAATACACTGCTTTTACAAAATTCCATGAAGCCCTCGGAGCCAAGATGGTTGAATTTGCCGGGTTTTATATGCCTGTTCAATACTCAGGTATTAATGATGAACACGAAACTGTGAGGACTCGCCTTGGAGTATTCGATGTGTCACATATGGGGGAAATTTGGGTAAAAGGTCCAAATGCCCTGGAATTTGTTCAATGGGTGACTTCCAATGATGCATCCAAACTTGTAGATGGTAAAGTGCAATATTCTTGCTTTCCGAATGGCAGGGGTGGAATTGTGGACGATTTATTGGTTTATAAAATTAATGATGAAACGTACCTCCTGGTGGTTAATGCAGCAAATGTTGATAAAGACTGGAACTGGCTGGTAAGTCAAAATGTCATGGGTGCCGAATTGTACAATGCTTCTGATGAAATTTCTCAATTGGCTATTCAGGGTCCTTTGGCTCTGAAAGCTATGCAGAAACTTACAGATACTACTGTTACTGACATGGAGTATTATACCTTTAAAAAGCTGACGTTTGCCGGTGTAAAAGAGGTGATTTTTTCTACAACAGGTTACACTGGCTCTGGTGGATGCGAAGTGTATTTTGCCAATAAAGATGCAGATGTCATTTGGAATGCTGTAATGGAAGCAGGGGCTGAATTCGGGATTAAAGCTATTGGCCTGGCTGCCAGGGATACCCTTCGCCTCGAAATGGGATTCTGCCTGTATGGTAATGATATAGATGATAATACCAGTCCTATTGAAGCCGGCCTGGGATGGATTACCAAGTTTACGCCCGAAAAGAAGTTTATTGATAAAGATATCCTCCTCAAACAGAAAAATGAAGGTGCAAAACGGAAACTGGTGGGTTTTGAAATGATTGACCGGGGAATTCCTCGTCATGGTTATTATGTCTGCAATGAAAAAGGGGAGAAAATCGGTATAGTGACCAGTGGAACCATGGGGCCTTTCATAAAGAAAGCTGTTGGAATGGCTTATGTGCCAGTAGCTTATGCTAAAGAAGGTGCTGATATTTATATTGAGATCCGCGATAAAGCTTTAAAGGCCACTGTGGTTAAAATGCCGTTTTATAAGGCTTAA
- a CDS encoding 2-phosphosulfolactate phosphatase, translating into MPTIEAILTPVLFEARETRHAFVTVVVDVLRATSAFNAAFDSGIESIVPVADLEQLRYYTTKNFLTAAERDGNKVDFTDFGNSPTRFLNASLEGRHLAYSTTNGTRALGIAAPHGPLITAAFTNLDKAVSYLNALNLNVVILCSGWKDSISLEDTLCAGAIIQNLSLFPQFHPTGDAAEMSQDMWLKYNTDIVACCSRGDHYQRLLNLGLTEDLKHCLSLNISESLPVFDGRQLINFNSSVEIP; encoded by the coding sequence ATGCCAACAATCGAGGCTATTCTTACTCCTGTTTTATTTGAAGCCCGGGAAACCAGGCATGCCTTTGTTACAGTGGTGGTGGATGTGCTTCGTGCTACATCAGCCTTTAATGCAGCATTTGATTCAGGCATTGAATCCATTGTGCCGGTAGCCGATCTCGAACAATTAAGATATTATACAACGAAAAACTTCCTTACTGCCGCTGAAAGAGATGGAAATAAGGTTGATTTTACTGATTTCGGAAACTCTCCAACCCGCTTTCTTAATGCATCCCTCGAAGGGAGACACCTTGCCTATTCAACAACTAATGGTACCAGGGCACTTGGCATAGCTGCTCCACATGGACCGCTGATAACAGCAGCATTTACAAACCTTGATAAAGCAGTGTCCTATCTTAATGCACTTAATTTGAATGTAGTCATACTCTGTTCCGGTTGGAAAGACAGCATCAGCCTCGAGGATACCCTTTGTGCAGGTGCTATTATCCAAAATCTATCTCTCTTTCCTCAGTTTCATCCAACGGGTGATGCTGCTGAAATGTCTCAAGATATGTGGTTGAAGTATAACACAGATATCGTAGCCTGCTGCAGTCGGGGAGATCATTACCAGCGACTCCTGAACCTGGGCTTAACGGAAGATCTTAAACATTGTCTCAGTTTGAATATTTCAGAGAGCCTTCCTGTATTTGATGGACGACAATTGATTAATTTTAATTCTTCAGTTGAAATTCCTTGA